In a single window of the Pseudomonas entomophila genome:
- a CDS encoding TIGR02444 family protein yields the protein MHTDLWNHAMALYARPGVEGACLALQALGGDVCLLLCGTWLLARQVAPNEQRIQALQALASPWQRDVVSPLRTLRQQWREQALADPNLSVLREQVKNLELQAERTLLERLDALAREWPAEQNETEDWLARLAPDQARDHDALHTLRAVARRLQEAEEGD from the coding sequence ATGCACACCGACCTGTGGAACCATGCCATGGCCCTGTACGCACGGCCAGGTGTCGAAGGCGCCTGCCTGGCCCTCCAGGCGTTGGGCGGCGATGTTTGCCTGCTGCTCTGCGGCACTTGGCTGCTGGCACGCCAGGTAGCTCCAAATGAACAACGGATACAGGCCCTTCAAGCATTAGCCAGCCCCTGGCAGCGGGACGTGGTCTCCCCGCTGCGCACACTGCGCCAGCAGTGGCGCGAGCAGGCGCTGGCCGACCCAAACTTGAGCGTGCTGCGTGAGCAGGTGAAGAACCTGGAGCTACAGGCTGAACGTACTCTGCTTGAGCGCCTGGACGCATTGGCCCGCGAGTGGCCCGCCGAACAGAATGAGACGGAAGATTGGCTGGCCCGGCTGGCACCGGACCAGGCCCGGGATCACGACGCGCTGCATACGCTGCGCGCCGTGGCCCGGAGGCTTCAGGAGGCCGAGGAAGGCGACTGA
- a CDS encoding ATP-binding cassette domain-containing protein, giving the protein MIRLSNLTLQRGPQRLLEGAEMTLHTGHKAGLIGANGAGKSSLFALLRGELSPDAGDCLLPGDWRIAHMRQEVDTLDRIAVDYVLDGDARLRKVQADLAAAEQAHDGTALARLHSELDSADGYTADARARKLLAGLGFTNEQMDRRVGDFSGGWRMRLNLAQALMCPSDLLLLDEPTNHLDLDAILWLEDWLKGYPGTLLLISHDRDFLDAVVDHVLHVEQRKLNLYKGGYSAFERTRAERLAQQQQAYEKQQAQRAHMEKYIARFKAQATKARQAQSRIKALERMEELSAAHVDSPFDFVFRESEKISSPLLDLSEGRLGYGDKAILEKVKLQLAPGARIGLLGPNGAGKSTLIKNLAGELQPLSGRLVRGENLAVGYFAQHQLDSLDDKASPLLHLQRIAPGEREQTLRDFLGGFDFHGNRVDEPVVNFSGGEKARLALALIAWERPNLLLLDEPTNHLDLEMRLALTMALQEFAGAVVVVSHDRHLLKSTTNDFLLVADGKVDTYDGDLDDYSRWLVEYRQRNAPASSTPVNPDKTDKKAQRQAAAALRQQLAPHKKAADKLETELNQVHKELAEIEAALGDSGLYEASRKDELRDLLARQTKFKQREGELEEAWMEALETLESMQAELEALS; this is encoded by the coding sequence ATGATCAGACTATCGAACCTCACTTTACAGCGTGGTCCACAGCGCCTGCTAGAAGGCGCCGAGATGACCCTGCACACCGGTCACAAGGCCGGCCTGATCGGTGCCAACGGCGCCGGTAAATCCAGCCTGTTCGCGCTGCTGCGTGGTGAGCTGTCGCCCGATGCCGGCGACTGCCTGCTGCCAGGCGACTGGCGCATCGCCCACATGCGCCAGGAGGTCGACACCCTCGACCGCATCGCCGTGGACTATGTGCTCGATGGCGATGCCCGCCTGCGCAAGGTCCAGGCCGACCTGGCCGCCGCCGAGCAGGCCCACGACGGCACCGCCCTGGCGCGCCTGCACAGTGAGCTGGACAGTGCCGACGGCTATACCGCCGACGCGCGCGCGCGCAAGCTGCTGGCCGGCCTTGGGTTCACCAACGAGCAGATGGACCGCCGCGTCGGCGACTTCTCCGGTGGCTGGCGGATGCGCCTGAACCTGGCCCAGGCGCTGATGTGCCCGTCCGACCTGCTGCTGCTCGACGAGCCCACCAACCACCTGGACCTCGACGCCATCCTCTGGCTCGAGGACTGGCTCAAGGGCTACCCGGGCACGCTGCTGCTGATCTCCCACGACCGCGATTTCCTCGATGCCGTGGTCGACCATGTGCTGCATGTCGAGCAGCGCAAGCTCAATCTCTACAAGGGCGGTTACAGCGCCTTCGAGCGCACCCGCGCCGAACGCCTGGCGCAACAGCAGCAAGCCTACGAGAAGCAGCAAGCGCAGCGCGCGCACATGGAAAAGTACATCGCCCGCTTCAAGGCCCAGGCCACCAAGGCCCGCCAGGCGCAGAGCCGGATCAAGGCCCTAGAACGCATGGAGGAGCTGTCGGCGGCCCACGTCGACTCGCCGTTCGACTTCGTCTTCCGCGAGTCGGAGAAAATTTCCAGCCCCTTGCTCGACCTGTCCGAAGGCCGCCTGGGCTATGGCGACAAAGCCATCCTCGAGAAGGTCAAGCTGCAGCTGGCGCCGGGCGCGCGCATCGGCCTGCTTGGCCCCAACGGCGCGGGCAAGTCGACCCTGATCAAGAACCTCGCCGGTGAGCTGCAGCCGTTGTCCGGCCGCCTGGTGCGGGGTGAGAACCTCGCTGTTGGCTACTTCGCCCAGCACCAGCTCGACTCGCTGGACGACAAGGCCAGCCCGTTGCTGCACTTGCAGCGCATCGCCCCCGGCGAGCGCGAGCAGACCCTGCGCGACTTCCTCGGTGGCTTCGACTTCCACGGCAACCGCGTCGACGAGCCGGTGGTCAATTTCTCCGGTGGCGAGAAGGCGCGCCTGGCCCTGGCGCTGATCGCCTGGGAACGGCCGAACCTGCTGCTGCTCGACGAACCGACCAACCACCTGGACCTGGAGATGCGCCTGGCGCTCACCATGGCCCTGCAAGAGTTCGCCGGCGCCGTGGTGGTGGTATCCCACGACCGTCACCTGCTCAAAAGCACCACCAACGACTTCCTGCTGGTGGCCGACGGCAAGGTCGACACCTACGACGGCGACCTGGACGATTACAGCCGCTGGCTGGTCGAGTACCGTCAGCGCAACGCGCCGGCCAGCAGTACGCCAGTCAACCCGGACAAGACTGACAAGAAAGCCCAGCGCCAGGCCGCCGCGGCCTTGCGCCAGCAGTTGGCGCCGCACAAGAAGGCGGCCGACAAGCTGGAAACCGAGCTCAACCAGGTCCACAAGGAACTGGCCGAGATCGAAGCAGCCTTGGGCGACAGTGGCTTGTACGAGGCCTCGCGCAAGGACGAACTGCGCGACCTGCTGGCCCGCCAAACCAAGTTCAAGCAGCGCGAAGGCGAGCTTGAAGAGGCCTGGATGGAAGCTCTGGAAACGCTGGAAAGCATGCAGGCTGAGCTCGAGGCGCTGAGCTGA
- a CDS encoding mechanosensitive ion channel family protein codes for MEELRSLLPGQWMDTFWLGLQILLILIAAFILQRMVARGLRSLGERYPLPHELMVPVRGALRWLIMGSALLFVLERMGVSATVLWTALSGFVAVAAVAFFAIWSVLSNLLCAVLIFTVGPFRIGDVVELVDTLDKPGVKGRVIAINLLYTTLMETPEAGGALVQVPNSQFFQKAVRRWRGAEVPMPVKDPAIEAD; via the coding sequence ATGGAGGAACTGCGTTCGCTGCTGCCAGGGCAATGGATGGACACGTTCTGGCTGGGGCTGCAGATCCTGCTGATCCTGATTGCCGCGTTCATCCTGCAGCGTATGGTCGCCCGAGGGCTGAGAAGCCTGGGCGAGCGTTATCCGCTGCCCCACGAGTTGATGGTGCCAGTGCGCGGCGCCTTGCGCTGGCTGATCATGGGCAGCGCGCTGTTGTTCGTGCTGGAACGGATGGGGGTATCGGCCACGGTACTGTGGACGGCGCTCTCCGGTTTCGTCGCGGTGGCGGCGGTGGCCTTCTTCGCCATCTGGAGCGTGCTGTCGAACCTGCTGTGCGCGGTGCTGATCTTCACCGTGGGGCCGTTTCGCATCGGTGATGTGGTCGAGCTGGTCGATACCCTCGACAAGCCGGGAGTCAAAGGCCGGGTGATCGCCATCAACCTGCTTTACACCACGCTGATGGAAACGCCTGAGGCGGGTGGGGCGCTGGTGCAGGTGCCGAACAGCCAGTTCTTCCAGAAGGCGGTGCGGCGTTGGCGGGGGGCTGAAGTGCCGATGCCTGTCAAAGACCCAGCCATCGAGGCAGATTGA